A portion of the Acipenser ruthenus chromosome 38, fAciRut3.2 maternal haplotype, whole genome shotgun sequence genome contains these proteins:
- the LOC131706949 gene encoding proline-rich transmembrane protein 1-like: protein MSREKHGLGEGYCQMSPPPYMPCQDVPSSNGVQPQPHYPAPEGYAQGDCPPPQGSQRYTVQTQGGSGGDGPPAGYVQPGYPLQLQPCTAYLPVYPIGGAGQPYLPGSGPQPPGMAQGQVPMQFPPGIALMESRRPPHDYLPIAVLTTVCCFWPTGIIAIIKAVQVRSAVARGDMVSAEIASREARNFSFISLAVGISSMVLCTILIVVVIIASRHDEWEP, encoded by the exons ATGTCCAGAGAAAAACACG GTTTGGGAGAGGGGTATTGTCAGATGTCCCCTCCCCCCTATATGCCCTGCCAGGACGTCCCCTCCTCTAATGGGGTCCAGCCTCAGCCTCACTACCCTGCCCCAGAGGGCTATGCACAGGGGGACTGCCCCCCTCCCCAGGGCTCTCAGAGGTACACCGTGCAGACCCAGGGGGGGTCGGGGGGGGACGGGCCCCCAGCAGGCTACGTTCAGCCCGGGTACCCCCTGCAGCTCCAGCCCTGCACAGCCTACCTGCCTGTCTACCCCATCGGGGGAGCT GGGCAGCCCTACCTCCCTGGCAGTGGCCCCCAGCCCCCTGGCATGGCGCAGGGGCAGGTGCCGATGCAGTTCCCCCCGGGGATTGCTCTGATGGAATCTCGGCGCCCACCTCACGATTACCTGCCCATCGCCGTGCTCACCACAGTGTGCTGCTTCTGGCCCACCGGCATCATCGCCATCATCAAAGCAGTGCAG GTGCGGTCAGCGGTTGCCCGCGGCGACATGGTCTCTGCGGAGATCGCTTCTCGGGAGGCGCGGAACTTCTCGTTCATCAGCCTGGCAGTGGGCATCTCCTCCATGGTGCTGTGCACCATCCTCATCGTGGTGGTCATCATAGCCTCCCGGCACGACGAGTGGGAGCCCTAG